The Nostoc sp. NIES-3756 DNA window GCGTTGACTTTTCGGTGCAGGGGTCTGCCAACGACTGGCTTCCCAGCGCACAACTAATTGAATATCTGCTTGCTCTAATGTAGTTTTAATATCTAATGCTTGCATCGTATGCACTTCATCAAAGAAAGTGTGAATTACCCGGTCATACCATGTTTGAAATTCATCTTGACCATGTACTGAACTTTCGGGAAACTGCATCTTGAGGGTTTCTTTTGCCAGCATTGATAGCAATTCTTCAACAGGAGCATGGACATCCAGCTTTAAATACCAATCGCTAACTAATTGTTTGACTTCAGACTCAGTTAGTGGAGTTAAAGTTTTCATCTTTGTATCATCCTAAATCGTCAGTCTGGAAGCAGATATGATATTAGCTCCAAAACTCGTCAAACTGCGCTGTGCCATCGCCAAAAATAGCGCCTCTGCCTTCAACCACTCTACCCTCTTGCCAGCGCAGGACATGAACAACATCAATGTCGAGGCGTTTGTTTTCGTTTCCGGCTCGATGCCCAGTATTATGCCTGATATCTGCGGAATATTCTCCGGTAATCAAGACTCTCTCCCAAGACATTTGAAAACTGTTGTCGGTGAGATAAGCTACCTTGTCCATAAAAGAGAGAAACTCATTCAAGCCTCTTTTCCAGCCAGATATTTGATTGTTGCCTGGTACTAACCATGCCATATCCTCAGCCCAATACTCTTCAATTCGCTGTCTGTCACCACTGCCCAGCACATTGTATGCTTGTCTCACACGGTCTTCAGTCAGACGGAGCGATCGCTGTCTTTCAGAAGTGGCTATACCGGATCTCATCATCTCTTCAGTCATTAATACTCCACCTTGAACCCCCCAAGCCCCTGACTGCACCTCATCAACTAGGGCATAAGTATAGGGACGAACAATTTCACCTAAGACTGAGGCTAAACCGTCGCTTAAGTGTTGAACTATTTCTCCTTTTTGCTGTAAGCTGGCAAAACCTTCTAAAATGGTGACGCGAATAACAGGCATATAAATTTCTCCTTTCTAGTTTTTAAGTTGGATGTTGATGTTAGTTTTAGCTAGAACATTGTTTCTTAAGACACAAGCAAACTTAACTGGCTAAACGATCTGGTATGGGTTTGAGAGCGTATGCTGCCCAGAAGAATTGATCGACTGTATGTTGGTCGCTTATATAAACTTGAACATCTGCGATTTTGCTGTTGCGGATGTGGTAGTGGGTGCAGTTTAAAGCATCTAGAACTGCTCCATTTCTTTGTCCATGACCCCGGTGAACTTCTACTACTGTGTCCTCACCCCAAGCGTCTATATTAATCAAATCTACTTGGATACCGCCTCGATTGAGTTCGGCAAAAAAGGCTATTACCTCATCTGCACCATTTTTAGTTCCTGAAAGCGGATGGTGGCCAGGCAAACGCCAGACGAGATCGGGTGCAAATATCTCGTTGCGGATAGTATTCATATCACCGCGATTAAAGCATTCGTACATTCTTTCGACAATTTGTACATTTGGATGGCTTGTTGTTTGTGTTGCAACCTGTGTCATATTTGTAATCCTTATAGTGATATTATTGACCACACTTAACACCAATCAATTCTGGGTGAACATCTGCCTCAACTACCACATCAATCAGAAAGGGGCCTTTATGAGTTAGTGCCTTTTGGATAGCAGGAACAATCTCTTGAGTTTTTTCTACACGCACAGCCTCAACGCCCATCGAACGAGCCAATTCCACAAAATTAATCTCTGGTTTAGACAAATCAAAACTGAGAGGATATTCATGCTGTTGTATACGCCGTTCTTGCCAGTAAGCTTGGATATTGATTTGTAACAATCTATAAGAGCGATTATTACAAATGACAAATTTGGCATCCACATGATGACGAGCAGCTGACCAAAGGGCTTGAATGGTGTACATTGCCGCACCATCACCAGTAAATCCAATCACTGTCTTGTCGGGGTTAGCCAGTTTTGCTCCAATTGCTCCTGGTATTCCCACACCTAGAGAACCACCACGAGTCAGAAAATAATGCTCTGGTGTAGTTGGGGTTAAATAACGTGTTAGTTCGGGAGAACTGGTTAGAGCTTCATCAAAGATGATGGCATCCTTTGGTAAGTGATTTACTAGTTCTGCGGTGAAACGAGAAAAGTGTAATGGTACTACATCTTGAATTTGTCGATCGCCTGCTAACTGATGGTTATGGGCTGTTTCTTTCGCTTGAGCAATTTCCAAGGTTCGCTTTTTGGCAGCTTCTTTTTGCTCTGGTGTCATCACTGCTTCCAATATAGTTGCTATGTGAGTAAGGGTTAATTTTGGATCACTGACCATAGCCAAATCTACTGGATGATTTTTGGCGATTTCATAGGCATTCAAATCAATGTGAATGACCTTTGCACCTGGAGCAAAAATATTACCAAGTTCTGGAAAAACTTCTGGTAAAAGGTAAGTGCCACAAATTAAGTTGACATCTCCTCTAGTGGTGATGGGTCGGCTGCGATCGCCAAACATATGTCCAGTCATCCCCTGATACAAAGGATGGGCATAGCTCATATTTAACTCCCCAGCATCCGCTTCCCAAACCTCTGCACCTAAGAGTTCAGCAACACGGGTCAACTCATTTTGTGCGGCAGAATAAGCCACTCCATCTCCCACAAAAATCATTGGTTTATTAGCGGATGCTAATATAGTTGCTGCTGTGTTAAGCAATTGTTCATCTGGCAGAACTCTGGTGGATGGGATGGAAGTGGGTCTGACTTCTTCAACTACGGGAGCATCTAAAATATCTATTGGTAGACAAACATAGACAGGCCCCATTGGAGGAGTAGCAGCCATTTTGATTGCTCGACGTAAAACCCGCAGCAATGAAGATGGTTCCATGACCATTGTTGACCACTTAGTAACGGGTTCAGCAAAAGCCACTAAGTCGCCTGCCATCTGAGCATCCATTGCTTGGTATCTAATACCTGCATCACCACCAATCACTACAAGCGGTGAGTGACCCCGATACGCCTGATAAAGTGCGCCGATTGCGTTTCCTAAACCTGGTGTACTATGAATTTGCACTAAAGCAGGCTTTTTAGTTGCTCTAGCGTAACCATCGGCTGCCATCACCGCAACGGATTCTTGCAATGTCAAGATATACTTGAGGTCTGGATATTCTCGAATAGCATCCAAAAATCCTTCTTCTGATGTGCCAGGATTACCGAACATATAATGGATGCCATCTGCCAAAAATTGTTCCAGAATCGCAAAGCGGCCTGTTTTGTTAGTCATGGGTTTTACCTTCTGCAACTATCAATTGCATACAGCGTTGGCTTTACCAGCCATAGCGTTTGAGTCCTGTTTCGAGGACTTCCACCAACTTTTGACCAGTTAGATAAGAGTCTGGCGTAGAGCGTCCGGTGATAAACGGATAATCAACAATCACTGATGTTGGTCTACCCACATTGCCGTGGTATTGTCCGTCTGGCCCTGTAGCATCACGGAGGATGTATTCTAGAGGATAGAATGGCGTGCCAAAGTTAATATTGTTCAGACATGGGTCGATGTTAGTACCGTTAAATCCCGTACCATCTTTGTAGTCATATTCTAAGCAATGACCTGTAACGTGCTTACCCCAAATAATGCTTTGGCGATCGCCAATATCACGCGCAAATGCCAAACAAGCAACACCATAACATTCTGCGGCTACTGGCTTACCCATTTGATAAAAGCTCAAAATCAGATCGTGTACTCTCTGGTTGTTAGCTAAATCAACCATCGGGCCGCTACCACCGACAATCAAGATGGCATCGTATGTCTGCAAATCTCTTTGTTGCACTTCGTTGAGCTTTCTGTAATATTCCTCCATTTCCCGCAAGAATTTTTGAGAACTCCAGTAAGGTCTTTCTGGTAGCCACTTTCCAAGATTTTTTGGGTTGTTTAATCTTGGATTGTGGGGATCATCCAATTGTCTAACCTTATCGGCCATTTCTTGGGCAACTACTGGTCTACCCAAGGGGGGATCGACGAAAGTTGAGTCCATGCTTGCTCCCAATGCTACAGGTCTTTTGCCATTTGGGGTGGCAAAGTCAACTTGATATTTAGCCGCATCAAAGGTTTCTAGGGGGCCTACTAATTCTTCTCCCCAATAACCCCACTCTGATAGCACAATCAAAATCTTTGTCATAGGACGACCTCCTTTGTATTTCTAAGCAATTCCTGCTAATTCTTGACCTTGAGATACTATTTGATGAGCGATCGCATCAATAAAGGCATACACATCATGTCCGGCTCGTCCTGTTACTAAATCTTTATCAACCACAATATTTCCTGGGTCATTTGGTTGAGAATTTACAGGTGGTGGTACATAAACAGCACCAGCATTAGTAATATCTGCAAGTACCACTTCATGGCAGATTACCCTTCGTCCTCGGAGTAATTCAGGCATTGGGGTCAGTAACCACAATCCATGACAGAGTAAACCTTTGATAATTTTGTGATTTGCCATTGCTTGAGCGAAAAACTCAACTGCTGGTGCAGTACGTGTCATTTCTTTTCTAATTTGCTGTCCTGGTGGTGGTTCAAAGTAGCGCAGACGAACACTGGTGTAGTTAGCAGCCATAATTACAGCCGCATATTCACTAACATCTACGTTCTTTAAGTCAACGTTGACATCAAGATATTGCAGAGATTTACCAACTTCATCGATATCACTAACAAATCGTACACTTTCATTTCCCCACAAACGAGACATGAAATCTACAGATGCCCCAAGTTCACCAAAGCGTTGTCGATATGCTGCTATTTCTTCAGGAATGAACTCTGTTTCTACAAGAATGGCGACTTTCTTTCCTTCTAGCATTCGAGTTGCCATAACTGCTTGCCTATTTCTTAGGTGTAAATTGCACAATGATTTCTGCGGCTGAACCAAGTTGAAATTCTTTTTCTCCCAGTTCAAGGCGGAAATTATCAGGGTCTATTGATGTGCGATCGCTACCATCAATACTGACTCTGGTCACTTCTAGAGAATTGGGTCTAAAGAAGTCAGGTAAAACATTGAGCGATCGCTGCCGACAATCAGGATTAGGTTTGAAATACAAACAGAAGGGTTCTTTTGTCACATAAGTACTGATATAGACATGAGCCAAATAATTCAATTCAAAAGCATGGTAGCCAGAAATTGAATGTCCTCCTTTCTGTCCGTACTGACCCAAAGTAATTGCATCGCCACTTTCGCTAACTCGAAAGAAAATACCTTTATTGTCTTGGTCAAGAAAGAAGAGATTCCAAAATGCGGCGGTTTCTTGTGCTAACCGTAAATACTCTTGTTTTTGGTCATGATTTTCATTACTGCAACCATGAAGAATTAAATAGGCTAATAGGGCTTGTTCTTGTTGCCAGAAGTCTTTAGTATTAAACCAAGGAAATTCTAGTGGCGTTCCATTTTCAGGATTACGTTCTAAAGTATCAAAGATACCACCCCTAAATAAATCTACGCCAATCTCTGCCATTTTCATGCCTAAATTGTCTGCTAGCTTCATTAACTTATCGGCTAGGCGTTGTGATTCTTCGGCTTCTGATGCCTTATCAGCCGCAGATTGAGCAGCTACGGAATAATAATAGTTGGCAACACGAGTCAGGTTCCAGGCTATCTTTAAATTGTGTCCGACAACAGCCCGATTTTGTTGCCATCGCCAATTATGATCCGGTTTCCAATCTCGGAAAAATCGCTCATTCACATACGGAACTGTGGGATCTGGATCGGGAAATCTATCGACAATGATTGTGGAGGCTGTTTTGAGTATCTTTTTGCAGATTGCTAAAAATTGCTCGATTTCTTCGTGACCATGATCAGTTAGTGGCAAGGGATCTAATGCCAATATCACGTTAATTAAATAAGCGGGGATATGATCCCCAATCGAGTTCCAATTTTTTTTGGCTTGGTTATCACCAAGAGCAGGATTATCCCAATTTAAAGTTACATAATCAAGGTGGGAAAAATAATCACCGTAAGCATTTTTGCCGTAATCTGATTGTGGATCAGAAAAGAAATCATTAAAGGTATGAACAGTGCGCTTGATATCATCAAGTACTTCCCAATCTAAAGTGATTCGATAATACTGAGCTAATCCAGCTAAGGCGTAAATTTGTTCGTAAAGTGGGATAGTATCTCTATCATCCTCGTTGAGAGAGCGTATATACAACTGATAACTGTACTTAGTTTTACGCTTACCAAAAGCCCAAAAACAATGTTTGCCATCAGATGTTAAACTACGAAAAGTTTCTCTTTGGTATTGAACTCCAGCACGAGCAGCTGAAAGATAACGTTCGCCTCCAGTTAGCAAGTAAGCAGAGGAAAGTCCATAAATCAGCCTCGAAAGAGTTGCACATTCTTGAATGTTGTCATCTACTGGTAAACCAATGATGTTCAAGTTAGTTTGGTAAAGGGCAAAATCATCGATTTCGTAAGTTTGTTTATTAGGAAATAAATAGCCTAACCAACTATCTGCTAGGCGAGAAATTTGGGTTAGCCACCAGTGTGTCTGCTCAAAAACTAGTTCTTCTTGACCTCTATATGAATTTATTAAATTAATAATGCGGGCATCATATTGGCAGCTACCATTATTTTCTTGATACACCCCTTGTAGAACTACTAAGTCATTAGGCTGGATGTATTTTCTCACCAAATCTGCTGGTAAAGACTGATGAAAATTTTCAGGAGTAGGGACGCGATCGCGATTTATACCATCTAAATTTTGTAAAAATTGAAATCTTGTTTCCTTGCCTACTGCAACTTGAAACTCATCTCCACTACGGCATTTAATATTAAATCTGCCTTGCTCTTGTGAAACATCAGTAACTTTGCCCATTATGGTTGTGTTAACAGTAAATTGCTTCATAAATTCCTTGTTTTTATTTTTATATGGAAAGTTTATATTTGAATTAATCTGCCTGCATCTTCAGTAAGGTTAAATCCACAATAAATTTTTTCCAACTCCAGCAAATATTTAATAATTTAAGGTTCTACCGTACTTTTTATGCCAAATTAACAGCCTGGAGGAGAGAATTCTTAACAGGGAACAAAGGAAAAAAGTAACATTAAATCATCTTCTCAGGAGAATAAATATGATGTTCTATAATTCACCAGCTTTTCGGGATTTTATCAAGTCGATTTAGCATAACAGATACTGAAGAACCGATTTTAATTATTTTTTATCTAAGATTTGAGTATTTATTTTTTAATTTCATCAATATTGATTGAATAAGTCAAAATTTTATCTTAAGCAAAGGATTCAATGAAATCCAGTTAAAGGAATAATTCTCAAAACTGGCTTCGCATTCATACGCTATCAGCTAAATGCAAAACATCTTGTTAAGTTTACACCCTTAATTTATCTCATTAAAGCCGTTTTTAGGTGTAAATTTAAAGTTATCACAACTATAGACAGACAGTCATACAGCCATTAATAAAATTGCTATCTCTGTTGCTTAATAAATAGCTTTAATAGGTTTAAATTCCTTCAAGATACATAATTCAATTAGTTATGAATTTAGTTTAGTCAAAAGCAACAATCGTCTATCTTAAGTTGGATAATATTTGGTATTTTAAACTACAGATTAAAGTTTTCATATTACTTGAGGTAGAAATAAAATTTTTATAGCCGAATATATCGGTTTTAATTTTAGTATTTGATTAATTTTGAATCTTGAGAATGCCTGTTATGAAGTTGTAGAAATCGCTTGTTCAAACAATGTAGAATGTTTGAAATTAATGACAAGTCATGGTTACATCCCGACAATCAAACAAGGCAGCGAAGTCACAAATATCAAAATAGACGATCGCGTCATCGTACCATTCCCTATCGCTTTTAGGGCTAATTCATGTTCTACAGAGAAAAATCAGACTCTTGTTTGTGCGTAGGCTACTTACCCAAACAAAATAACCAAGGAACGAAAGTATCAAGTTCCAAGTATTTTCTCTCGTTACGAAGAATTAGCCCTTAGAGCAAACTTTCCAAGACGAATTTTGAATTGATATTACTCCTGCACCCGACACTCAGCATTTTGGAGAATCATCATCGCCACTAATCCCGTCCAACCCGTTTGGTGACTAGCGCCAATCCCAACTCCGTTATCTCCATGAAAATACTCGTAAAATAAGATACAGTTGCGCCAGTGTGGATCAGATTGAAATATTTCTAGACCACCATATACGGGACGACGACCTGTAGAGTCTTGTTGAAAAATTGCCACCAAACGATCAGATATGGCGATCGCCACTTCTTTTAAGGTCATTTCTTGCCCAGAACCCGTAGGACATTCCACCTTCAAGCTATCGCCGAAATAATCATAAAATTTCCACAAAGCTTCAATAATTAAGTAATTCACAGGGAACCAAATCGGCCCACGCCAGTTAGAGTTTCCACCAAACAATTCTGTAGTCGATTCCGCCGGCTCATAGCGGACGCAGTAATCATGATCTCCTTGATGCAGGATGTATGGGTGTTCCTGATGATACTTAGAAACTGAGCGTATCCCGTAGTTACTAAAAAATTCATTCTCGTCTAACATCCGTTGTAAGATGCGTTGTAACTTGGCTTTATAAGCGATCGCCAAGAGCCTCCGCGCTCCTATTCCCGGTGTTTCCATACAAGCGACATTGTTCTT harbors:
- a CDS encoding nuclear transport factor 2 family protein, producing MPVIRVTILEGFASLQQKGEIVQHLSDGLASVLGEIVRPYTYALVDEVQSGAWGVQGGVLMTEEMMRSGIATSERQRSLRLTEDRVRQAYNVLGSGDRQRIEEYWAEDMAWLVPGNNQISGWKRGLNEFLSFMDKVAYLTDNSFQMSWERVLITGEYSADIRHNTGHRAGNENKRLDIDVVHVLRWQEGRVVEGRGAIFGDGTAQFDEFWS
- a CDS encoding thiamine pyrophosphate-binding protein; this encodes MTNKTGRFAILEQFLADGIHYMFGNPGTSEEGFLDAIREYPDLKYILTLQESVAVMAADGYARATKKPALVQIHSTPGLGNAIGALYQAYRGHSPLVVIGGDAGIRYQAMDAQMAGDLVAFAEPVTKWSTMVMEPSSLLRVLRRAIKMAATPPMGPVYVCLPIDILDAPVVEEVRPTSIPSTRVLPDEQLLNTAATILASANKPMIFVGDGVAYSAAQNELTRVAELLGAEVWEADAGELNMSYAHPLYQGMTGHMFGDRSRPITTRGDVNLICGTYLLPEVFPELGNIFAPGAKVIHIDLNAYEIAKNHPVDLAMVSDPKLTLTHIATILEAVMTPEQKEAAKKRTLEIAQAKETAHNHQLAGDRQIQDVVPLHFSRFTAELVNHLPKDAIIFDEALTSSPELTRYLTPTTPEHYFLTRGGSLGVGIPGAIGAKLANPDKTVIGFTGDGAAMYTIQALWSAARHHVDAKFVICNNRSYRLLQINIQAYWQERRIQQHEYPLSFDLSKPEINFVELARSMGVEAVRVEKTQEIVPAIQKALTHKGPFLIDVVVEADVHPELIGVKCGQ
- a CDS encoding nuclear transport factor 2 family protein, whose translation is MTQVATQTTSHPNVQIVERMYECFNRGDMNTIRNEIFAPDLVWRLPGHHPLSGTKNGADEVIAFFAELNRGGIQVDLINIDAWGEDTVVEVHRGHGQRNGAVLDALNCTHYHIRNSKIADVQVYISDQHTVDQFFWAAYALKPIPDRLAS
- a CDS encoding AGE family epimerase/isomerase, whose translation is MKQFTVNTTIMGKVTDVSQEQGRFNIKCRSGDEFQVAVGKETRFQFLQNLDGINRDRVPTPENFHQSLPADLVRKYIQPNDLVVLQGVYQENNGSCQYDARIINLINSYRGQEELVFEQTHWWLTQISRLADSWLGYLFPNKQTYEIDDFALYQTNLNIIGLPVDDNIQECATLSRLIYGLSSAYLLTGGERYLSAARAGVQYQRETFRSLTSDGKHCFWAFGKRKTKYSYQLYIRSLNEDDRDTIPLYEQIYALAGLAQYYRITLDWEVLDDIKRTVHTFNDFFSDPQSDYGKNAYGDYFSHLDYVTLNWDNPALGDNQAKKNWNSIGDHIPAYLINVILALDPLPLTDHGHEEIEQFLAICKKILKTASTIIVDRFPDPDPTVPYVNERFFRDWKPDHNWRWQQNRAVVGHNLKIAWNLTRVANYYYSVAAQSAADKASEAEESQRLADKLMKLADNLGMKMAEIGVDLFRGGIFDTLERNPENGTPLEFPWFNTKDFWQQEQALLAYLILHGCSNENHDQKQEYLRLAQETAAFWNLFFLDQDNKGIFFRVSESGDAITLGQYGQKGGHSISGYHAFELNYLAHVYISTYVTKEPFCLYFKPNPDCRQRSLNVLPDFFRPNSLEVTRVSIDGSDRTSIDPDNFRLELGEKEFQLGSAAEIIVQFTPKK
- a CDS encoding DJ-1/PfpI family protein; this translates as MATRMLEGKKVAILVETEFIPEEIAAYRQRFGELGASVDFMSRLWGNESVRFVSDIDEVGKSLQYLDVNVDLKNVDVSEYAAVIMAANYTSVRLRYFEPPPGQQIRKEMTRTAPAVEFFAQAMANHKIIKGLLCHGLWLLTPMPELLRGRRVICHEVVLADITNAGAVYVPPPVNSQPNDPGNIVVDKDLVTGRAGHDVYAFIDAIAHQIVSQGQELAGIA
- a CDS encoding type 1 glutamine amidotransferase domain-containing protein, which produces MTKILIVLSEWGYWGEELVGPLETFDAAKYQVDFATPNGKRPVALGASMDSTFVDPPLGRPVVAQEMADKVRQLDDPHNPRLNNPKNLGKWLPERPYWSSQKFLREMEEYYRKLNEVQQRDLQTYDAILIVGGSGPMVDLANNQRVHDLILSFYQMGKPVAAECYGVACLAFARDIGDRQSIIWGKHVTGHCLEYDYKDGTGFNGTNIDPCLNNINFGTPFYPLEYILRDATGPDGQYHGNVGRPTSVIVDYPFITGRSTPDSYLTGQKLVEVLETGLKRYGW